The nucleotide window TTGCTAAGGGCGGAAGGCCTCTCCTGCTGCTGCACCgactgttgctgttgctgctgctgctgatcGCAGCCAGCGGTGTTCATGTCGCCCCCCGCCGACTGGTGACGTCATACGTGCGAGAGAGGCGGCTGCTTGAGAACgtgatgatgaagatgatgctGGGAGGCGCTGGCTACGCTGCCCGGTGGCAGCAGAGCGCTACCTGGCCCCGGTGCCGGCGGGTACGGTACTCCGACACGTCCTACGACGCCCTTGATGCTTGTGCTGCCGATTCCGCCGCTGACGCCGGTCACGCCGGCCACCATACCGGCGCCACCGCCACCGTGGCCGGCGCCTCCGTTCCCGCCGAACAGACGCCTCCACAGGCGTTTCCACGAGTCGACGGTCTTGCCGCTCCAGATCCACACGCCGGACGTGATGCCGACCGCGAGCGCCATGAAGTACTTTAGCATCAGGACGGAGTACAGGGGCCGTTCCCTCGTCCGGCAGGGGCAGGCCAGCGAGGCGAGCCACTCGTTTCGCAACGCTGTCTCGTACATGTGACACGCCAGAACCACCCCGGCTGGCAGAGTGTACAGAACGCTGAACACGCCGATGCGTATCATCAGCTTCTCCAGCTTGTCCGCCTTCGCTCCTGGCTGCCTCTTGATCACCGAACGAATTCTGAACAGACTGACGAATCCCGCCAACAGGAAGCTCGTCCCTAGTAACAGGTACACGAACAAGGGTACCAGTATGAAGGATCGAACGCCATCCGGCGCTACCGTGCAGACTCCAGCTACTGGGTCCCCTGCAACTCCGCCAGCCATGTACGCTGAAACTGTCTGCACCGTGGGCGCTAGCCAGGCTGCTAAATGGAAGTACTGAGAGTACGAGGCGATCGCCTCGTTGCCCCACTTCAGGCCGGCCGCCAGGAACCAAGTGAACGCTAGGATCACCCACCAGACCGAGGACGCCATGCCGAAGAAGTAGATCATTAGGAAGACGGTGACACAGGCCCCAGGTCCCTGGGCCCCGGCCTTCAACGCTGGACCGTCGCACGCGATCTCCTCGTGGCCGAACATGCTCCTGGATAGGTAGCCGATCGACACCACGAAGTAGCACGCCGAGAGGAAGACGATCGGCCTCTCAGGATACTTGAAGCGCTGGGTGTCGATCAGAAACGTGGTGACGGTCACGAGCGTGCTTGCGGCGCACAGGCCGCTCCACAGAGCCAGCCACACGGCCGCGAACTCGCGCTCTTCGAGGGTGAGAAACGCGCCGTGGCACGGCAGGGCGCAGTTCGGTACTCCGGCAATGTCCTGAATGATGTTCCGGGCGATGTTTATCGGCGGCGCCGGAATGGCCCCACTTACGGCCATGCCGGCCAGCCCAGCCCCGTTGCCTATGCTGCCggtgctgctgccgctgcttaTCGGTCCCGATAGCACTGTGCCCCCCGCCCCCAGGGGTACGAGGGGTGCTCTGCATCGGCACGCGCAGTCCCTCGTCCTTTCCCCCGGGGGATGCTGGCAGTTTTTTTGATTCTTGCCTGGCTTGCATCGTTGCGGCTGAGTCGTCTTCGACGGTCGAGTTGGTCGAGGCGGCGAGGCTGGTGGCATCGGGGCGCTGCTGGCTGCTCCGCCATTGCTGGACCCTGGTCCAGTGCTACTAGTACGGTTGTCCTGCTCCATGCAGAGATTGTCCGGGTCACCGTGGGTCGGCAGCCTCTCGCAGGCCATTCGTTCTGGCCAGGAGAAGCCGTATTGCTGCATCAGAGGCGCGCAACccgctcgcgctcgctcgcagACACTTCGGCAAGCTGGCAAAGGCTTCGTGTACTCCGGCAAGCAGATCGGCGTGTACATGGAGCACAGGAAGAACTTCAGGTCCGGGGAGCATTTGATCTCTACCAATGGCCAGAACTGATGCACCTCCATCCCAGCTTCCTCCTGCGTGTCGTGGTTCAGCTCGTTCGGCATCGCTGTCAGGTTGTAGCCGATTCCGCGGCACATGGGGATCGTGATCTCCTCGCATCTGCCGTTGCCGTTGGTCGCGCCGCTGCTCAACGACGAGTGCCCGCTGCTGCTACCACCCCCGCCGGTGCCACCGGCCACAGCGCTGCTACCCGGGCCCGCCATGCTGCCGGAACTCGAGCCGCTCCCGGGCACTACGCCCACCATCAACGAAGACGAGCCggaggacgaagaggacgaggacgagCCGCTCGACACCGAGCCCACGCTGCTCACTGGACTGATCGCTGACTCGAGTCGGGCGTTCGGCAACGCCGCGAGCAACAACAGGGGTAAGAGCGACGACATTGTCCGGCTTGGTAGCAGCTTCGTCCGTCGAGCGGGTAATCCCATCGTGTGTGACGAGCGGTTTACTCTTGCGTGGCTCGCATCACTCCGATCTGCAACGGAAATGACGTAGGTTCGTTTTTAGAGATTCGTTTGGGAAGCCTGTCGAGATTCTTAAGacaaggaatttttatttcgctttcGATTCTTTTTAAATTCGTCTGGGTGTTTCTGAAGTGATTCATTCGCGAATACGTGTGACATTCGCAAACGAATTTGTTCTTCATGCTTTAGTAATACCTCTATGATCTATGTGCTCAATCAAGATCGAAGGTACCTTAGTACACCACAGAATTACGATACCAATTTCTCATTCACAAAGATAACAAACGCATTCCTCAAAGTTCGCGTAGCGGGAATACAATCACGTTCGACACATAATGCGCTAAAATTAGACAGTGATTAATATCCCCAGCTACTCGCTCGCGCCCATTAAAAAATCGTATACACGTCCTCGCCTCGTTCAAGCATCCAATTACCCACCTATCCTACAGCCTAACTTTCATATCCTCCAATTTTCACGTGCAGCGGGAGAAAGTTTCCAAACAGGTTTTCCTAACCGATACACCCAACAAGTTCCACGAACTCGGCCAATCCTTTCCGccgaaaaggaaacaaaatttcCGAACTTCTGCTCGAAAACCACGGGGCTTCAAAGGAAGGGGTTGAAAAACGAGAGACATGGTAATCTACAAATCCCAGTCGTCCCGGCGACTAAAATACGCAAACCGGAACTGGAGAAGGGAAAAGAATGGCGTCTGGACCCGGCGTCAGGCCCGCTCAATCCTTCCGAGCTCCGAATCGGGACGCGTCCCCGTTCCTGCTGATCCTTTCCTCGCGCGTGTCAATCTTCCCGTCCGGCGGGCAGCCACACACGTAGACCGTGCGTCTACCGTCCTCCTCACGGGCCCGAGACGCATCTCCGCTGCAGCGTAGCGGCTCTTATAAATAGCCCGGCAGCGCGTGTCGGGGTGCTAGCAGTTAACAAACGGTAAAACTAACACTGCCTCCTACAATAACATTTCGCTCCGGTCACGTGTTTTCCGCGGCCCGACTATTATAAGATCCATGACTGTCGTCTCGTGGCTTCCACCCCGCGCCCTCGCCTTCCTCGGCGAACCTTCGTTTTCGCCTGGTATTCGCTCGTCACATATCGCTCTGTAACCCTTTACTAATTCGTTCATCTCTAATGATATCTTGATCTTCCACAGTTGACCAAAACATGGTTACATAGTATCCCTTTAAGATAGTTTTCTTGATTTTCCACTTTAAGAAATGgctcaacactaaaactaccacatgggtcaaaatgactggttccgatctctttgtttcgcaattattggtatcttaaaagcatagaatattccaaatgatttgaaaaatacatacttgaatactataatgttcgaagaaaccgaaaatctattattacaatttgtatagagGATACATAGCAGTCGTATTAAATAATCGGTAGTGTTAAAGCTATTTGATTCCACTATAGTTCAACACACCattttaataacttattaacCCTATAATGACGAGTAACTCGTAAGGAAGATTTCCAGCTCGGATGAAAATCAGTCTTCCCTATTATCAATAACCAACTATCAACCACAATCCACCACAATCAGTTCAATTCCAATTACAAACTAGCAACAACTAAAGATCATAAAAGATACCATCTTATTGAATCAGCTAAACCCGAATGATCCCAACAAGCAACCAAATTACATTTTACCCAACTCAGTGTCCGGATCGCTCCATCCTCTCTCTTCGTTCGTCTCACTTTTTTTACGTTCCGACGTCTGGAGATCTAGCCAGCGATCTAGCCGGTTGATTTATGCGTGGCCCATTGCCGCATGAACCCAACCGCGCGCCCTTGTTCGTTAAGGTCGCCAGACGTTCGGGCCTCTCTTTCGGCGGCGGCCACTTAACGAACCAGCGAATCGAGCGGTTCGAGAAGTCGGCGGGTGGTTATGCAAATACGGGGCCCGATCTTCCTTTGGTTCTGCTTGTTATATAATGGCGACGCTAGTTTGGCCGGCCGCGGGCCCCCTCCTCCACGCCGGGCCTGCACCGGGCCCCGTTTAATTAGGACCACCGTACGCGGACACGATCGCGTTCACGGtaccctcttggtgcaaggagAAATGATTACATTCACGGGGGAACCGTAGACGATCACTGAGAAAGATAGGTGACACTTCGAAGAGAGTTTctagtttcttcttttcgttcctCTTTCATCGGTCCTCTCGGTTGATTCACCACGATCATCGATGAAGGAACGTGTTTCCGTACGGTCGGTGGAACGGCTGTGTCGCGTTGGAATTATTATCGAATAGGAACGAAGTCAGAAGTTTATCGTGCAGACGAAGTTGAGACGATAACATTGTGGCAACCTCTGTCGCCCGACGCGACGAAACGGATATGTTGTCCGCCAGTCGGACGGACGATATTGATAAGTATCGAGAATTGAAATTGTAGATGGAAGCGTGCTCTCTGGGTTTCTAGAGTGAATAGGGGACTATGAATGTCGTAAAATGATAATTTCCACGCCAGGGAACATACTGTGATAGAATTCTTAATAACAaatcaatttctaattatattaaccTTCGAAATGCCATAAAACGTCTACTACACCAAGTTACTCCTACAACCATAAATCGAAAGATATAATCCTACTAGATACAAAATCTCTACATTCCGAAACACTACCAATAATATTCATCGCGAAGTCTATAAGCCTCAACTTGAAATATTACcttcaataaaataaacctCTCAATACTCCGCGAATCAATAATGAAATCCCTAATTACCTAAAAGCCGAACGTCTAGAATCCGCGTCGCAATAATGGCGGGTCGATCGAAGCCGCGGTCTCGGCCCGCGCAAACGTCTAAAAAGCGGCGAAGAAAGAAGCCTGGAGGAGCAGGGAGAGTCGCGATCCGCAAGTGGGCAGCCGTCTCGAGACGCCGAATGGCCGCGTGCCTCGTCGGCGCTGTTAATGAAGGAGAGGAGGCACAGAAAAAAGCGATTCTTAGCCCGGGACAGCATTCAAGTACTGAACGGGAATTCGATATTCATGGCGGACGCGGCTCGGTAACCGGCCTGAATGCCGGCCGTTTAATCGATCTCTCTCTCCCGGTGGCCGTCGACGACGTCCAGGGGGTAGTTCACCCCCGTGATAATTCCGAGGGACACGTGACTCACGCGCGCGACCCCTCGGATTTACCGGGACAGACCGATGGGAGACGCGTGAGTCTGCAAAGGTGCACCTTTCGGTTAATCGACACGTGGCTAATGGATCCTGTATTTTTCTTCCGTGCCGGCAGCCATTCGCTCACCCTCCGCTGTCGAGGCTCGAGCACCCGGTCGAACTCTCACCCCGCTCCCCCTTTCTTCTGTGTCACGATTCGAGTTTCTTCGTTAGGGGGTTGGAGTCGTGACTTTGTTCGCGGCAGGCTGATGACCCGTGAGATCATTCGAGCTTCCGCAGCTTCGGGTTCATTGAAGTCGAAACTGTCAGGGTGACgatttaatacatatatatattttttgttgcaGATTCACCGCGACATTCTAAGAGCGGGATGATTGAGCTGAGTTCCGTGCGTAGGAATGCTTTGGGGTGGAGGATCGTGAATGGAGGTAGCGTTAGGGGATGGTTATTGACCTGACGATTGGATGATTTAGGGGTAGTTGATGTTTCACTTCGCTGTTGGAGCGCCTTTTGTTGACATGTCACTGGAGGTTTAAGCGAGGCCTTTGTGAAATGCGGACTCCTTTGTTTATGATTGACCAATGCTTCGAAGAATTATTGATGTACATtagattatttttctttgttatatcGTTGACATTGGGAATTGCAGGAGTCACTTTTCTGCTGTCTGTGCTAATATAGAATTTagtgaatatttcagaatataataaatttaattcctCGCCCTACAACATCGAGACAGAAtcatgaagatttcaaatggaatacaacaaacaaatattattcgatttgttcgaatgaaacttacatgttattcctctattatcaatgattacacCTTACAGCACACGTTGAcgtagaataagactggaattttctctgactttcaataaatcattaataaagaggtagttagatcgatcacagttcagaaagaagtcataaagggttaaatataaacaatgctTATTACCTCGATTCAAGAATAAGGAAATCGACGCGATTAAAGTGATCGTACGATCATTTCAATTCTTTCAAAAAAAGAAATCCAtcgttattatttctttattcattaaTCAGAGGTAGGCAAAGTAATTTCCTACATCTCTAATATTTCACTCGACCCAATGACACACATAAATCGCGGGAAATCGAGGAGGCGCGAGTCGAGGAAACGGATCCGTACGCATCGAGAGGCAGTAAAACGAGCGAAAAATTTTAAGGAAGGCAGTTTCGCGGTAAGACACCCGCGACGGCCGCGTAGGCAGAAAAGAAAAGGGGGCGAAGCAGAATTTACATGCGAGGAGTGTAAATCATAACCCGAACAACGCTGCCAGCGGGTCGCGTATTCCTGGCAGGGGCGAGGCCTTTAAAACTGATTCATTACCCCGACACGATCCATCCTGCGCCTCTTCCTTcccctttcttttattttttgaagaCCGGTTACATCCCGCGAAAATGTTCCTTAATGGGAAATTATAGCGCGagtggaaaagggaaaaaggcgATCTTGCCACGGCCAGTCACGTAGAAGGAAGCGCTGTGAGACTGGAATAATAATCGTCTGTTCCCGGGACTATTGAGCGTGGCGATGGAACTTTGATACTCTAACTCGAAAGCATTAAACAAGACAGCGTAGAAATTGTCCTTAAATCGATAtcaattcaaaaatattcgtcTCGACGAATAGATAAAACGAATGGAATTAGATCGGAGACGTTTAAAGACATATCTATTCACTCTTAATTCTCCCTAATCACCCTtttccaaaattaaatttcgacgAAGCTGaataattgagaaactgatatttaaaaattttaaataacgcaTCAATTTCTGAAGGTACTTTAAACTAACATTCAATATTACTCATCGAACAATTTTCCAATATCCTACCGAACTCATTTCCGATCTAAACTACTTCGAAGCTACTTCAAAACAACTTCCACTCAACGTCTCAATCGCCCAAAGCGATGCAACGTATCCCAGCCGAAAGACAATTGGAGAACGCCAAAACAACAATCCGAAAGTGAAATACCGAAGTTCCTCGTGTCCAGATTTTCGATTGATGCTGCCCCAGGCCCGTCCGGCGCACCGCGGCTAATTGGGACCGCCTCGCGTTTTCGAGCGCGATAATTTCCCAGCGGTGCGGGCCCCCGGCTCGACGCGTCAACAAGCGGTGCACGTTGTTGTCCGACGATTAACGATCGATCGGTTGTATCGCGCGTGACCGTGTTCCGGTATAAGGCTCTCGCCTGGTCCCGGCATTCGTTCGTAGCCGGATGAATTACGATGACTCGGCCACGTGGCGATTAATAATCGAAAAGGCGTGCACGTACCGCGTGTCTTGCACGGGCAACACgctctcgcgatcgggagaagccgcgctcgcgcgcgcacggcTGGGTGTTGGCCGGCGTTGCGAATGTTAATTAAATCGTTCGCGACTCGCGCCAGCCTTTCCACGGGCGTTTCACGGTGAATCGATTCCACGGATCGATAACCGGCCGGTGGAAACGCTTTTCTGTTTCGAGACAGAATGATCTACGGTGAGAAAGAGCGAGCCGAGATATTGACTGCGGGTATATATTTAGGTATTTCCGTTTCGAACGGTCACGTCTGCGCTCTCGCCCGACTTTATATACGCTTGCATCGATTCAGCCGAGCGATAGCTGGAACTTGTGCTTCTGAGAATGTTCATTGTTCTGGTATTTTTGAAAGCTACTCGAGAAATGTTTTCGGGAGAACGTAGAGCCTCGGTTCTATGTAGTAATAGATACTGCGATATGAAGTGCGCTGTTTCAATATAACTTTCGGAGAATTGTTTGGTAATAATTATAGTTCACTCGAGGAGATTGGAGTATGGATAAATTCTTGATGTATCGACTGCCACGAATAACATCAACGTTTTATGTAGGAGTCTGCAGTGAAGATAGAGgaagaattattcattatctgatgtgatttttatgttacactattatctagttgtcCATGTTACCgatcatttttattcatcagttatcttacaagTGATAGTTTAGAAGGTGACTCTaatcatcggtgaccatcgtggCAGACGTGTTAATTCAAAAGACATTTTCAAACATAGAAAAGGGG belongs to Nomia melanderi isolate GNS246 chromosome 12, iyNomMela1, whole genome shotgun sequence and includes:
- the fz2 gene encoding frizzled 2 isoform X1, whose product is MGKDRSDASHARVNRSSHTMGLPARRTKLLPSRTMSSLLPLLLLAALPNARLESAISPVSSVGSVSSGSSSSSSSSGSSSLMVGVVPGSGSSSGSMAGPGSSAVAGGTGGGGSSSGHSSLSSGATNGNGRCEEITIPMCRGIGYNLTAMPNELNHDTQEEAGMEVHQFWPLVEIKCSPDLKFFLCSMYTPICLPEYTKPLPACRSVCERARAGCAPLMQQYGFSWPERMACERLPTHGDPDNLCMEQDNRTSSTGPGSSNGGAASSAPMPPASPPRPTRPSKTTQPQRCKPGKNQKNCQHPPGERTRDCACRCRAPLVPLGAGGTVLSGPISSGSSTGSIGNGAGLAGMAVSGAIPAPPINIARNIIQDIAGVPNCALPCHGAFLTLEEREFAAVWLALWSGLCAASTLVTVTTFLIDTQRFKYPERPIVFLSACYFVVSIGYLSRSMFGHEEIACDGPALKAGAQGPGACVTVFLMIYFFGMASSVWWVILAFTWFLAAGLKWGNEAIASYSQYFHLAAWLAPTVQTVSAYMAGGVAGDPVAGVCTVAPDGVRSFILVPLFVYLLLGTSFLLAGFVSLFRIRSVIKRQPGAKADKLEKLMIRIGVFSVLYTLPAGVVLACHMYETALRNEWLASLACPCRTRERPLYSVLMLKYFMALAVGITSGVWIWSGKTVDSWKRLWRRLFGGNGGAGHGGGGAGMVAGVTGVSGGIGSTSIKGVVGRVGVPYPPAPGPGSALLPPGSVASASQHHLHHHVLKQPPLSHV
- the fz2 gene encoding frizzled 2 isoform X2 codes for the protein MGLPARRTKLLPSRTMSSLLPLLLLAALPNARLESAISPVSSVGSVSSGSSSSSSSSGSSSLMVGVVPGSGSSSGSMAGPGSSAVAGGTGGGGSSSGHSSLSSGATNGNGRCEEITIPMCRGIGYNLTAMPNELNHDTQEEAGMEVHQFWPLVEIKCSPDLKFFLCSMYTPICLPEYTKPLPACRSVCERARAGCAPLMQQYGFSWPERMACERLPTHGDPDNLCMEQDNRTSSTGPGSSNGGAASSAPMPPASPPRPTRPSKTTQPQRCKPGKNQKNCQHPPGERTRDCACRCRAPLVPLGAGGTVLSGPISSGSSTGSIGNGAGLAGMAVSGAIPAPPINIARNIIQDIAGVPNCALPCHGAFLTLEEREFAAVWLALWSGLCAASTLVTVTTFLIDTQRFKYPERPIVFLSACYFVVSIGYLSRSMFGHEEIACDGPALKAGAQGPGACVTVFLMIYFFGMASSVWWVILAFTWFLAAGLKWGNEAIASYSQYFHLAAWLAPTVQTVSAYMAGGVAGDPVAGVCTVAPDGVRSFILVPLFVYLLLGTSFLLAGFVSLFRIRSVIKRQPGAKADKLEKLMIRIGVFSVLYTLPAGVVLACHMYETALRNEWLASLACPCRTRERPLYSVLMLKYFMALAVGITSGVWIWSGKTVDSWKRLWRRLFGGNGGAGHGGGGAGMVAGVTGVSGGIGSTSIKGVVGRVGVPYPPAPGPGSALLPPGSVASASQHHLHHHVLKQPPLSHV